From the Vibrio ziniensis genome, the window TCTGAATATCTGTTAATAAATCGTTCATATCCATCCGAACTTGATGTCATTTTCCTCATCTAAATTAACAGAAAGTAGGTTAATTCTCTAGATTATGTGAGTTAAGTGGCGAATTTTTAAGACCATTCTATGATATTTAAAAAGTAGACCAAGATTATTCAACACGTTTGGTAATTGTTGTCATTATTATGGTTAGCATCCGTAAAGCTGGATAACCATTTAAGTTAGTAAGGCTAGAAAATGAAAATTCGTGATAAGCAATTTGCCGTCGTCGGCTTAGGGCGCTTTGGTTTATCGGTATGCCAAGAGTTGGCAGATGCTGGTGCTCAAGTACTGGCTGTTGATGTGAATGAAGAAAAAGTAAAAGCAGCAACTCAATTTGTTACTCAAGCAGTCGTTGCTAACTGTACTCTAGAAGATACTGTAGCTGAGCTTAAGCTCAGCGATTACGATATGGTGATGGTATCCATTGGTGAGGATGTTAACGCTTCCATTTTGACCACTCTCGTAATGAAAGAGTCAGGTGTAAAATCGGTTTGGGTAAAAGCGAGCGACAAGTTCCATTCCAAAATTCTGCAAAAAATTGGTGCTGACCATATCATCATGCCTGAGCGTGATATGGGTGTTCGTGTCGCTCGTAAAATGTTGGATAAACGCGTGTTAGAGTTCCAAGAGCTAGGAAGTAACCTTGCGATGACGGAAGTGGTTATTGGTTCGCGTTTGATGGGGAAAACTATTGGTCAACTGAGTCTCTGCCAGAATGACGAAATTCAAGTTTTAGGGTTTAAGAGGGGCCCTGAAATAATTAAAAACCCTGGGCTCGATAAAGTCATGGAAATTGGGGATATGTTGATCGTTGCTGGCCCGAAAGATGTGTTAATGGCTAAGTTGAAATCTTTATGAGTTTATTTCGCAGCGGTGTTTTCTACCCTTTGGAAAAAGAGCATTTAGAAAAGAAAAGCTCTGAACCCAAGATCATCTTATATAGCTTCCTGTGGGTACTGATACCTTCCGCAATCTTACTGACCCTTCCCGTATTTTCAGTATCTGGTTTAAGTTTTTCTGATGCACTGTTCACTGCAACTTCCGCGATCAGTGTAACGGGACTCGGTGTGGTAGATACCGGACAGCACTTTACGTTAGCAGGAAAAATTCTGCTGATGGCTTTGATGCAAATAGGTGGCTTAGGGCAAATGACGCTGTCGGCAGTATTGTTATACCTGTTTGGGGTGCGATTAAGCTTGAATCAACAGGCGCTAGCTAAAGATGCATTAGGACAAGACCGTGCAATTAACTTACGTAAATTGGTGAAGAAAATCATTACTTTTGCACTGCTGGCAGAATGCATGGGTTTTATTCTTTTGTCGTTTCGTTGGGTGCCGGAATTAGGGTGGTCAACAGGGCTGTTTTATGCGCTTTTCCATGCAATTTCAGCTTTTAATAACGCAGGTTTCTCACTGTTTTCCGATAGCATGACGGGCTATGTGGGAGACCCTCTAGTGATCATTACACTCTCCAGTTTGTTTATCTTTGGTGGGTTGGGCTTCACTGTTGTGGGAGATGTTTGGACCAACTGGCGAAAAGGCATTAAGCGTTTCAGCTTACATACCAAAATTATGCTGACGGCAACGCCAATGCTATTGCTGGTGGGAACGGTATTGTTCTGGCTTTTAGAGAGGCACAACCCCAGTACTATGCAAAATTTGGATTTGGAATCGCAATGGCTAGCCGCATTTTTCCAATCAGCGACAGCAAGAACGGCGGGATTTAACAGTGTCGATCTTGCTCAGTATACTCGCCCAGCATTGTTAGTGATGATTATCTTGATGTTAATTGGGGCAGGTTCTACTTCGACAGGGGGAGGTATTAAAGTCTCAACTTTTGCGGTTGCATTCGTTGCTACATGGGCTTTCTTGCGTCAGAAAAAACATGTTGTTATGTTTCGCCGTAGTGTTAACTGGCCAACCGTAACGAAAGCACTTGCGATTATCGTCGTCAGTGGGGCATTACTTACAATTGCGATGTTCTTGCTGATGATCACGGAAGTTAATGCCAGTTTTGACCATATTTTGTTTGAGACGATTTCAGCATTCGCTACCGTTGGTTTATCTACGGGACTAACGGCAGAGCTTTCTGAACCGGGTAAGTACATCATGGTGGTAGTGATGATTATTGGGCGTATTGGGCCGTTAACTCTTGCCTATATGCTCGCAACTCCTCAGCCAACTCTATTGAAGTATCCTGAGGATACCGTGCTGACAGGTTAGTTCTGCTCGAAGTGGTTAGTGATAGCTCTTCGGCGTGTTTCTGCTCCGCCTGAGGTATCAATGGTGTCTTCAAACCCTTGTTTGATGAAACGCTGAATTGGTGATGAAGGTTGAATACGTTTTAGTTGTGGTGATTTGTCTGTTCCTGCTAAAGCATAGATTGAGCGACCTTGTCCTGTTTCAATCTTGATGTTCTTGCCATCATATTCAAAGCTAGTGCTAATTAATCGGTGATTACGAAATACGCCTTGGTCATTTAGCGTCAATACTTCAGTACGGTAGCCTGGGGCATTAATTTCGATCCATGATCCGTAGACTTGAGAAGGATTGGTGTAGGATTGGTAACCAAAATAAATCATAGAACCACACAATAATGCTGCTATACCTAAGGTCGTGGCGAATACGGATTTAAATATTGCTTCGTTTGACATGTGGTTACTAATTACTCCGACGACTTGCTCATTTTGTGGGTTTTTTCATACGTTTACTAAAAGTACCATTAAATGGCTTAGCATTTAAAGCATCATACCGGATTTAGCTAGCTATCCGCTCTTCATCTGTTCTGAACTGTGAGTATTACAGCATAGTCAATCGTTAAAAGTCACAGTCTGATCGCCAATTGTTACATTTGAATTTGCAGTGGATTTCGTGCTTAGCTCCAAATCAATAAAAATAATGTGGATATTTTGCGTCTTGAATCAAAGATTGTAATGCGTTAAAACAATACGCTGTAGCTTGGACTAGCAAGCAATTGATAATTTACAAGGAAGAACGATGATTAAGGAAAACAGTTATTTTGAAGGCACCGTTAAGTCTTTAGGTTTTACCCACGCAGATAGCGACGTTACTGTTGGAGTAATGGTTCCAGGAACTTATACATTCAACACTGGTAGCCCTGAGTGCATGACCGTTGTTAAAGGTGCACTAACTATTAAACGTATTGGTGACAAAGACTGGATGACATTTGAAAGCGGTGACGCTTTTGAAGTCGCTGGAAACTCATCATTTGACGTGAAAGTTGAAGCGTCTACAGCTTATTTATGTGAATACCTATAATACTAGGTAAAGGACCACACTAGTTTACTCATTTTATGAGTTACTAGTGTGGTAAAACAAAAAGGAATGGGCAGTGGATTATTCTCTTTTTGTCCAACTGCTCATTAGCTGTTAAATCTAAGAGCAGTAGAAAAGCCAAAGTGGCCTTTCAAATTCAATGTATTAATAAGTTTCGAATAAACCTGAGTTATAATCTTTTATCGCTTGTTCGATTTCCTGAATCGAGTTCATTACAAAAGGCCCATAGTGCACCACAGGTTCATTAATAGGCTCACCAATGAACACTAATACACCGCTTGTGTCATTGGCTGTCATCGAGAAAGATTCCCCGCTAGACAGCAACGCAAACTCACCTTGCATAAGTACTCGTTCACCCACCTTAATACTACCTTTATAGGCGTAGAGCATCGTATTGTGATGTTGAGGTGTTTGCACGGTTACGCTACTGCCAGCAACACTTTGCCAGTCAGCAATAGTGACTGGTACTCCGGTTTTCGTTAGTGGCCCTTGTAACTTGGTATTATTAGCTGTGATATCACCAGCTAACACTCTCAATAATGCAAGCTTTTCATCTCTGAACTCAGTAATTGTTTCAGGTTGGAAATCATGGTACTGAGCAGGTTTCATTTTGTCGCGTGCTGGTTGATTGATCCAGATTTGAAAACCGTGCAGGTCACCGTCTTGCATGATGGGCATTTCACTATGAATAACACCTTGTCCTGCAGCCATCCATTGTGCACCACCAGTGCGAAGTGAACCCACATTGCCCATATGATCTTTATGTTCAAAGTGACCTTTAAGCATATAGGTCAGAGTTTCAATACCTCTATGTGGGTGTGGAGGGAAGCCTCCTACATAATCTGAACGCTGGTCTGATTTGAGTTCATCCATCATCAAAAATGGAGAAAAAGCAGCGTTGTTAAAGCCTGCAACACGCTGAATTTTTACGCCGTCGCCGTCAGACGTTGGTTGAGCTGGGATAATTTGGCGGATTTCACGATGTGTACTCATAATTTTTATACCGTAACTTTTATATCGTAAATAAGGTCGGCAGACCTTTAGACTATGTTCGAATTGTAGTAGACGAATTGAAAAAGGATGAGAGGTGTTAGTCGAGGAAGTCATTCAATTATTTCGAATGAGTGTATACAACGAGTGTGCCTTCGGTAGCCAACATCTTTGTTGGTCTATACTTAAATAGAATGCGAAGCGGACAAGGAGGTTACCATGGCCGTTCTTCCCAAACATACTGACCAGAATCCTCACTATGACCCGAATGACGATCTCACGGTAGATCAGTTACACAGGTATACACGAGCTGCCAATAAAGCACAGAAGCAACGTGAAGAAGTCGAAAGAAGTGAAGATCCGTCGATTATCGAAGTTGTTCGTAGAACAAGATTTACAGAGCATAGACTTGCAGCTAAATCTAAAGGCGGTAAACGAAGTTCACATCAATATGCGATGTATATGGTGTTCATTGCAATACTGGGATTGGCCGTCATGTATTTGACTCAGTAGCTCTCAATATCGGTGTAACATTTCCTTCACTATAGTTCGCCATCTGGGTTTGATGGTCACTAATGTTTTGATAATAG encodes:
- a CDS encoding TrkH family potassium uptake protein, whose product is MSLFRSGVFYPLEKEHLEKKSSEPKIILYSFLWVLIPSAILLTLPVFSVSGLSFSDALFTATSAISVTGLGVVDTGQHFTLAGKILLMALMQIGGLGQMTLSAVLLYLFGVRLSLNQQALAKDALGQDRAINLRKLVKKIITFALLAECMGFILLSFRWVPELGWSTGLFYALFHAISAFNNAGFSLFSDSMTGYVGDPLVIITLSSLFIFGGLGFTVVGDVWTNWRKGIKRFSLHTKIMLTATPMLLLVGTVLFWLLERHNPSTMQNLDLESQWLAAFFQSATARTAGFNSVDLAQYTRPALLVMIILMLIGAGSTSTGGGIKVSTFAVAFVATWAFLRQKKHVVMFRRSVNWPTVTKALAIIVVSGALLTIAMFLLMITEVNASFDHILFETISAFATVGLSTGLTAELSEPGKYIMVVVMIIGRIGPLTLAYMLATPQPTLLKYPEDTVLTG
- a CDS encoding DUF2850 domain-containing protein, producing MSNEAIFKSVFATTLGIAALLCGSMIYFGYQSYTNPSQVYGSWIEINAPGYRTEVLTLNDQGVFRNHRLISTSFEYDGKNIKIETGQGRSIYALAGTDKSPQLKRIQPSSPIQRFIKQGFEDTIDTSGGAETRRRAITNHFEQN
- a CDS encoding potassium channel family protein, with the translated sequence MKIRDKQFAVVGLGRFGLSVCQELADAGAQVLAVDVNEEKVKAATQFVTQAVVANCTLEDTVAELKLSDYDMVMVSIGEDVNASILTTLVMKESGVKSVWVKASDKFHSKILQKIGADHIIMPERDMGVRVARKMLDKRVLEFQELGSNLAMTEVVIGSRLMGKTIGQLSLCQNDEIQVLGFKRGPEIIKNPGLDKVMEIGDMLIVAGPKDVLMAKLKSL
- a CDS encoding pirin family protein, giving the protein MSTHREIRQIIPAQPTSDGDGVKIQRVAGFNNAAFSPFLMMDELKSDQRSDYVGGFPPHPHRGIETLTYMLKGHFEHKDHMGNVGSLRTGGAQWMAAGQGVIHSEMPIMQDGDLHGFQIWINQPARDKMKPAQYHDFQPETITEFRDEKLALLRVLAGDITANNTKLQGPLTKTGVPVTIADWQSVAGSSVTVQTPQHHNTMLYAYKGSIKVGERVLMQGEFALLSSGESFSMTANDTSGVLVFIGEPINEPVVHYGPFVMNSIQEIEQAIKDYNSGLFETY
- a CDS encoding pyrimidine/purine nucleoside phosphorylase; this translates as MIKENSYFEGTVKSLGFTHADSDVTVGVMVPGTYTFNTGSPECMTVVKGALTIKRIGDKDWMTFESGDAFEVAGNSSFDVKVEASTAYLCEYL